Proteins encoded together in one Schistocerca americana isolate TAMUIC-IGC-003095 chromosome 8, iqSchAmer2.1, whole genome shotgun sequence window:
- the LOC124544992 gene encoding high affinity copper uptake protein 1-like, with protein sequence MSHHLDLEHHHHHHHNHHQGGDETTPLPASAEGDHGASHHGEGHQGHHGGSMHSMVMHGGYSETVLFSWWVIDSPTSLVASVLGTALLAAVFEGLKYYREYLFWRSVTAASGPERGALPLLPVDGAADADALPRSRSTVSVRRASGMLDRLHLIQTVLQALQLLLSYALMLIFMTMNVWLCFAILVGDCLGFFLFAWKRPTVIETMDTCH encoded by the coding sequence ATGTCGCATCACCTGGATCTCgagcaccaccatcaccaccaccacaaccaccaccaaggTGGCGACGAGACCACCCCCTTGCCGGCATCGGCAGAGGGCGACCACGGCGCAAGCCACCATGGGGAAGGCCACCAGGGGCACCACGGGGGCTCGATGCACTCGATGGTGATGCACGGGGGCTACAGCGAGACGGTGCTCTTCTCGTGGTGGGTCATCGACTCGCCCACCAGCTTGGTGGCGTCTGTGCTGGGCACGGCGCTGCTCGCAGCTGTGTTCGAGGGCCTCAAGTACTACCGCGAATATCTCTTCTGGCGGAGCGTGACGGCAGCCTCGGGCCCGGAGCGCGGGGCACTGCCGCTGCTACCCGTAGATGGCGCCGCCGACGCAGATGCGCTACCCAGGAGTCGGTCCACCGTGTCCGTGCGCAGGGCCAGCGGCATGCTCGATCGGCTGCACCTCATCCAGACCGTGCTGCAGGCGCTCCAGCTGCTGCTCTCCTACGCACTCATGCTCATCTTCATGACCATGAACGTCTGGCTCTGCTTCGCGATCCTGGTCGGCGACTGCCTCGGCTTCTTCCTCTTCGCCTGGAAGAGACCCACTGTCATAGAGACCATGGACACGTGCCACTAG